A genomic segment from Microbulbifer elongatus encodes:
- a CDS encoding FG-GAP repeat domain-containing protein, producing MIARTTLATALVAVCIGSLLGCDRNAEDAKLQREGIRFSPVNTGYFGQQKNLRKWGAPAVADLDQDGWPDVILNDHGFGVRVLWNNEGEFGKPFDLLMGDSHGVSVADFDLDGALEVVLSRGGGSGSNARNSVIYRVDGERNFERLEDFPEPLIHMRGRTVQFADLDHDGAVDLLNFAFPSKEKRGESENYLYRNTQNGTLELAGRLNARVHGDGQRTLITDIDGDGQQDLLLYGHGPISLHRGQGGFDFEEVTKQWLPAKYRDVTSAVEIDFDNDGDFDIVLSRANAFESGETFYDEEAGTWGFYVRRDSFEFDLVAGDVLKLVNYQSPWPHRQIYIGESAYQYKFPGETHSGKTLDLINSDSLGWPDHQEKQGLHAGYIGNSNWRIGGQIWSPTAGVVKGLAENPSPQSDKHKDALSNILLENRDGKFVDVTAQAGLDAPSNSTGVVVADFDNDGYQDLFFVQRGNLVTPTESSIYRNKGNKTFEVVRNHQVVSHDLGAWGLGGVALDFDRDGKQDLLYANEHGQWHLFKNQTGKAGESLVIDLGAGEAPEFTQLDGILQLSACGQTQTRRVGISNAGYERGYNRYVYFGLAGCSEPGQLTATWTNGETVTQTLEPAGTTKVSLLAMH from the coding sequence ATGATAGCCAGGACAACTCTGGCAACAGCGCTGGTCGCTGTATGTATTGGTTCCCTGCTGGGTTGCGACCGAAACGCTGAAGATGCGAAGCTGCAAAGAGAAGGTATACGCTTTTCTCCCGTTAATACGGGGTATTTCGGTCAGCAGAAGAACCTCCGTAAATGGGGGGCGCCAGCGGTGGCAGATCTGGACCAGGACGGGTGGCCAGACGTGATCTTAAACGATCATGGTTTTGGTGTGCGGGTTTTGTGGAACAATGAAGGGGAGTTCGGTAAACCTTTTGATCTGTTGATGGGGGATTCTCACGGGGTGTCCGTAGCCGACTTCGACCTGGACGGCGCCCTGGAGGTCGTGCTTTCCCGCGGTGGCGGCTCCGGCTCGAACGCACGCAATTCCGTCATTTACCGGGTGGATGGCGAGCGCAATTTCGAACGCCTGGAAGATTTTCCCGAGCCGCTGATACATATGCGCGGTCGTACCGTACAGTTTGCAGATCTCGATCACGATGGCGCCGTGGATTTATTGAACTTCGCGTTTCCCTCCAAAGAGAAGCGTGGAGAGAGTGAGAATTACCTGTATCGCAATACACAAAATGGCACCCTTGAGTTAGCCGGCCGCTTGAATGCCAGGGTGCATGGCGATGGGCAGCGAACCCTGATTACCGATATCGACGGCGATGGTCAGCAGGATCTTTTATTGTATGGCCATGGCCCCATCTCATTGCACCGCGGCCAGGGCGGTTTTGACTTTGAGGAAGTGACGAAGCAGTGGCTACCGGCCAAATATCGGGATGTCACCAGTGCAGTAGAAATTGATTTCGACAACGACGGCGATTTCGATATTGTGCTGAGCCGGGCAAACGCGTTTGAAAGCGGTGAAACCTTTTACGATGAAGAAGCCGGGACCTGGGGATTCTACGTGCGCCGCGATAGTTTCGAATTCGACCTGGTGGCGGGTGACGTACTCAAGCTGGTCAATTACCAGAGCCCCTGGCCGCACCGGCAGATCTACATCGGCGAATCCGCCTATCAATACAAGTTCCCCGGTGAAACCCACAGCGGCAAAACCCTTGATCTGATTAACAGTGACTCCCTGGGCTGGCCCGATCATCAGGAAAAGCAGGGGTTACACGCCGGCTATATTGGCAATAGTAACTGGCGAATCGGAGGCCAAATCTGGTCTCCTACCGCGGGTGTGGTAAAGGGGTTGGCAGAGAACCCGAGCCCGCAAAGCGATAAACACAAGGATGCATTGAGCAACATCCTCCTGGAAAATCGCGATGGCAAATTCGTGGATGTTACTGCGCAGGCTGGCCTGGATGCTCCGTCTAACAGCACTGGTGTGGTAGTCGCGGATTTTGATAACGACGGCTACCAGGACCTGTTCTTCGTACAGCGTGGCAACCTGGTAACCCCCACAGAATCCAGCATCTATCGGAACAAGGGTAACAAAACCTTCGAGGTAGTGCGCAACCATCAAGTGGTCTCTCACGACTTGGGCGCCTGGGGCCTCGGTGGTGTTGCCCTGGATTTTGATCGGGACGGAAAACAGGACCTGTTGTATGCCAATGAACACGGCCAGTGGCACCTGTTCAAAAATCAGACCGGAAAGGCTGGAGAATCTCTCGTCATCGATCTGGGCGCAGGTGAGGCACCTGAGTTCACCCAGCTCGATGGCATCCTGCAGTTAAGCGCATGTGGCCAAACGCAAACCCGCCGGGTTGGTATTAGCAACGCCGGCTACGAGCGTGGTTACAACCGATATGTCTACTTTGGCTTGGCAGGCTGTTCAGAACCTGGGCAATTGACCGCTACCTGGACCAACGGGGAAACAGTAACGCAAACCCTTGAGCCGGCCGGCACCACCAAGGTGTCCCTGCTCGCAATGCATTAG
- a CDS encoding cupin domain-containing protein — protein sequence MSKHLIMFEHQGASGIETTDAPEFTSHENMPGWKARAVEDAGIFMFQFEIEPGAVEYPIHTSDEAWLAFVASGHGTLYAGDAEENRTEGVRYQAGDFITFKPNTPHGWLNGNEKSLILIVKPA from the coding sequence ATGTCCAAACATCTCATCATGTTCGAACACCAGGGCGCCAGCGGCATCGAAACCACCGACGCCCCGGAATTCACCAGCCACGAAAATATGCCCGGCTGGAAAGCCCGCGCGGTGGAAGATGCCGGTATTTTCATGTTTCAGTTTGAGATCGAGCCGGGCGCGGTGGAATACCCTATCCACACCTCGGATGAAGCCTGGCTCGCCTTCGTGGCCAGCGGCCACGGCACCTTGTATGCCGGCGACGCGGAAGAAAACCGCACCGAGGGTGTGCGGTATCAGGCAGGGGACTTTATTACCTTCAAGCCGAATACACCCCACGGGTGGCTAAACGGCAACGAAAAATCCCTGATATTGATCGTAAAACCCGCCTGA
- a CDS encoding aldehyde dehydrogenase family protein, producing MEKMMSNTAQHYQCFIDGQWVDSAEKVAVENPATGEVFASVPDCTLEQADAALASSQQALQSWKMLPAIERGRHLLRLIDTLKPKRDLFARLLVLEQGKTLAEAYGEFDDTLNYLSYSAEAARRIEGNIFPADAAGEQLWIQKVPYGVTVGLCAFNYPLALIGRKVGPALVTGNTMIVKPHEATPVTAMEFAKVVEEAGIPKGVINIISGSGITVGEHLVKSPITQLVTLTGSIRAGQAICRAVAENVTAVSLELGGKASFIVLDDADIDKAVDAVVISRYANCGQVCICAELVLVHEKVADAFTRKVLEKVKALTVGNPMDNPSMGPAVTAQGLDRVDSIVQETINAGATLACGGARPQGAEFENGNWYQPTVLTDVTADMAAAREEIFGPVLPIVKISSFDEAVEITNCRNDGLSCYLWSNDYRVIMDGISRLEVGTVFVNKQIVGYIQGYHSGHKRSGIGGEDGIYGIEGYLQKRVVYLNCN from the coding sequence ATGGAGAAGATGATGAGCAACACCGCACAACACTACCAGTGCTTTATCGACGGGCAATGGGTAGACAGCGCAGAGAAAGTCGCCGTAGAAAACCCGGCAACCGGTGAAGTATTTGCCAGCGTACCGGACTGTACCCTTGAGCAGGCCGATGCCGCCCTGGCCTCTTCGCAACAGGCACTGCAGAGCTGGAAAATGCTACCCGCCATCGAGCGCGGCCGCCATCTGTTGCGCCTGATCGACACACTCAAACCCAAGCGCGACCTGTTCGCCCGCCTGCTGGTACTGGAACAGGGTAAAACCCTTGCGGAAGCCTACGGCGAGTTCGACGATACCCTGAACTACCTCTCCTATTCCGCCGAAGCCGCGCGCCGTATCGAAGGCAATATTTTTCCCGCGGACGCCGCCGGCGAACAGCTGTGGATCCAGAAAGTCCCGTACGGCGTTACCGTCGGCCTGTGTGCCTTCAACTATCCACTGGCACTGATCGGCCGCAAGGTTGGCCCGGCGCTGGTTACCGGCAACACCATGATCGTCAAACCCCATGAGGCCACCCCGGTCACCGCCATGGAATTTGCCAAGGTGGTGGAAGAAGCGGGCATCCCCAAAGGCGTGATCAATATCATCAGCGGTAGCGGTATTACCGTGGGCGAACACCTGGTGAAAAGTCCCATCACCCAGCTGGTTACCCTTACCGGCAGCATCCGCGCCGGCCAGGCCATCTGCCGTGCAGTAGCGGAAAATGTCACCGCGGTCTCTCTGGAGCTGGGCGGCAAGGCCTCTTTTATCGTGCTGGACGATGCGGACATCGACAAGGCCGTGGATGCGGTAGTGATTTCCCGCTACGCCAACTGTGGCCAGGTATGTATCTGCGCCGAACTGGTGCTGGTGCACGAAAAGGTCGCGGATGCATTCACCCGCAAGGTACTGGAAAAAGTCAAAGCCCTCACCGTGGGCAACCCCATGGACAACCCCAGCATGGGCCCGGCGGTTACCGCGCAAGGGCTGGACCGGGTGGATTCCATCGTGCAGGAAACCATAAACGCCGGCGCCACCCTCGCCTGCGGCGGCGCGCGCCCGCAAGGTGCCGAGTTTGAAAACGGCAACTGGTATCAGCCCACGGTACTGACAGACGTCACCGCCGACATGGCCGCCGCCCGCGAAGAGATTTTCGGCCCGGTACTGCCCATCGTCAAAATTTCTTCGTTCGATGAGGCGGTGGAAATTACAAACTGCCGCAACGACGGCCTGAGCTGCTACCTGTGGAGCAACGACTACCGGGTAATCATGGACGGCATCAGCCGCCTGGAAGTAGGCACCGTATTCGTAAACAAACAGATCGTCGGCTATATCCAGGGCTACCATTCTGGCCACAAGCGCAGCGGTATTGGTGGTGAGGACGGCATCTACGGCATCGAAGGCTATCTACAAAAACGCGTAGTGTATTTAAATTGTAACTAG
- a CDS encoding enoyl-CoA hydratase/isomerase family protein: MSANPTPSRVLHTVSPSGIARITLQRAPANAYTEEFLREIGDAIRTLEQDDSVRVVILESGLERFFCAGADIKVFESNSVQQNLALVAQARANANAIENSSKIYIAQVTGHCLGGGLEIAMACDFIFAAEGNYRFGLPEIKLGLIPGNGGTQRLVRRIGRRAAMEILLTGDTFGLAQAQEFGLVDGIYDGEALAESTTEFAEELARGPGRALAATKRALREGSSLPLDRALALEAELADSLYETADAEEGLRAFVEKREPSFNQ, from the coding sequence ATGAGTGCAAATCCAACGCCCTCTCGTGTATTGCATACAGTGTCACCCAGTGGCATTGCCCGCATTACCCTGCAGCGGGCACCGGCAAACGCCTACACGGAAGAGTTTTTGCGAGAGATTGGCGATGCCATTCGCACCCTGGAGCAGGACGATTCTGTGCGCGTGGTAATACTGGAAAGCGGACTGGAACGGTTCTTTTGCGCGGGTGCCGACATCAAAGTATTTGAAAGCAACTCGGTGCAGCAGAACCTCGCCCTGGTTGCCCAGGCCCGCGCCAATGCCAATGCCATCGAAAACAGCAGCAAGATCTATATTGCCCAGGTGACCGGCCACTGCCTCGGCGGCGGCCTGGAAATTGCCATGGCTTGCGACTTCATTTTCGCCGCCGAAGGCAATTACCGCTTTGGCCTGCCGGAGATCAAACTGGGGCTGATTCCCGGCAATGGCGGCACCCAGCGCCTGGTGCGGCGTATCGGCCGCCGCGCCGCCATGGAAATTCTTCTCACCGGCGACACCTTTGGTCTGGCACAGGCCCAGGAGTTCGGCCTGGTGGATGGCATCTACGACGGTGAAGCGCTGGCCGAAAGCACCACAGAATTTGCCGAAGAACTGGCGCGCGGCCCCGGCCGTGCCCTCGCCGCCACCAAACGCGCCCTGCGCGAAGGCAGTTCACTGCCGCTGGATCGCGCCCTGGCCCTGGAAGCGGAACTGGCCGACTCCCTGTATGAAACCGCCGATGCCGAAGAAGGACTGCGCGCATTTGTGGAAAAACGGGAACCGTCTTTCAATCAGTAA
- a CDS encoding CaiB/BaiF CoA transferase family protein — protein sequence MNISDRPLDVPVDGPLKGTLVLDFSQFLSGPSAALRLADLGARVIKIERPEGGDDCRNLYLSDCVLDGESTLFHAINRDKESYCADLKNPAHREDIHALIRRADILIANFRPGVMARLGLDYAAVKAINPNIVYGEITGYGTAGPWKDRPGQDLLLQALSGLTWLSGSKDDGPVAMGVPVADIFTGAQLVQGVLAALFAREFSGEGAHVEISMLEAMLDFQFEPLTILLHDQQQKIERAAVNGAHTLVAGAYGFYRTADGYIALSMGRVQDLAQLLDCPALLPYAAPGVAFKERDAIKQILADHLPSQTTSHWLSLLEPADIWCAEVLDWDQLLQHDGFTALDMLQSLPLASGTPLTTSRCPIRLDGELLWGNQPAPNLGQHQAAIDLALKNKQQK from the coding sequence ATGAATATTTCCGACAGACCGCTAGACGTTCCGGTAGACGGCCCATTGAAAGGAACACTGGTGCTGGATTTCTCCCAGTTCCTGTCCGGCCCCTCCGCCGCACTGCGCCTTGCGGACCTGGGTGCACGGGTGATCAAGATCGAGCGTCCCGAAGGCGGCGACGACTGCCGCAACCTGTACCTGTCCGATTGCGTACTGGACGGGGAATCCACCCTGTTCCACGCCATCAACCGCGACAAGGAAAGCTACTGCGCAGACCTCAAAAACCCCGCACACCGCGAAGACATCCACGCATTGATCCGCCGCGCGGATATCCTGATCGCCAACTTCCGCCCCGGTGTTATGGCGCGGCTGGGGCTGGACTACGCCGCGGTAAAAGCAATCAATCCGAACATCGTGTACGGCGAAATCACCGGCTACGGTACCGCTGGCCCGTGGAAAGACCGCCCCGGTCAGGACCTATTGCTGCAGGCGCTTTCCGGCCTGACCTGGCTATCCGGCAGCAAAGACGATGGCCCCGTGGCCATGGGAGTTCCGGTCGCGGATATTTTTACCGGCGCACAGCTGGTGCAGGGTGTCCTCGCCGCACTCTTCGCCCGTGAATTTTCCGGTGAAGGCGCCCATGTGGAAATCAGTATGCTGGAAGCCATGCTGGATTTTCAGTTTGAACCGCTCACCATCCTGCTCCACGACCAGCAACAGAAGATCGAGCGCGCCGCAGTCAATGGCGCACACACGCTGGTCGCCGGCGCCTACGGTTTTTATCGCACCGCGGACGGTTACATCGCGCTGTCGATGGGCCGAGTACAAGACCTCGCGCAACTGCTGGACTGCCCCGCCCTACTTCCCTACGCAGCCCCAGGGGTCGCGTTCAAGGAACGGGATGCGATCAAGCAGATACTCGCCGACCACCTGCCCTCCCAGACCACCAGCCACTGGCTGTCATTACTGGAACCGGCAGATATCTGGTGTGCGGAAGTCCTGGACTGGGATCAACTACTGCAGCACGACGGCTTTACCGCCCTCGACATGCTGCAGTCGCTACCACTGGCCAGTGGCACGCCCCTGACCACCAGCCGCTGCCCGATCCGGCTTGATGGCGAACTGTTATGGGGTAATCAACCCGCGCCGAACCTGGGGCAACACCAGGCGGCCATCGACCTCGCGTTGAAAAACAAACAACAAAAATGA
- a CDS encoding CaiB/BaiF CoA transferase family protein, with amino-acid sequence MLQPLKGITVLEFSQYLAGPYAGLRLADLGARVIKVERPGSGDACRSLATKDLWVDGDSLLFHTINRNKESFCANLKSAEDLEQVRKLIQQADVMTHNFRPGVMEKIGLDFDSVRAINPTIVYGQVSGYGDTGPWAHKPGQDLLAQAVSGVGWLSGNADQGPVPLGLAIADMLCGTHLAQGILAALVRRQKKNIGAKVEVSLLESMVDFQFEGLTTYLNNGRQMPSRSEVANAHAFLGAPYGIYETRDQWIAISMGSLETLSNALECPALNVADEQAFAQRDALKKMLAERLKSNTTDYWLARMEAHKLWASEVLDYDQLLQHPAFKAVAMPLQVQRQNSAGENVTVTTTRCPIRINGQPFVSPKAAPALGADTARILEALA; translated from the coding sequence ATGCTGCAACCTCTCAAGGGCATAACCGTTCTCGAATTCAGCCAGTACCTGGCAGGCCCCTACGCGGGCCTGCGACTGGCAGACCTGGGTGCGCGGGTCATCAAAGTCGAACGCCCCGGCAGCGGCGATGCCTGCCGCAGCCTCGCCACCAAAGATTTATGGGTGGACGGGGACAGCCTGTTGTTCCACACCATCAACCGCAACAAAGAATCCTTTTGTGCAAACCTGAAAAGCGCCGAAGACCTCGAACAGGTGCGCAAGTTGATTCAGCAGGCGGATGTGATGACGCACAACTTCCGCCCCGGCGTGATGGAAAAAATCGGACTGGATTTTGACAGCGTCAGAGCCATCAATCCCACCATCGTTTACGGCCAGGTAAGCGGCTATGGCGACACCGGCCCCTGGGCACACAAACCGGGACAGGACCTGCTGGCACAGGCGGTTTCCGGTGTGGGCTGGCTGAGCGGCAATGCGGATCAGGGCCCGGTGCCCCTGGGGCTTGCCATCGCCGACATGCTCTGTGGCACCCACCTGGCCCAGGGCATTCTGGCGGCACTGGTGCGCCGCCAGAAAAAGAACATCGGCGCAAAAGTGGAAGTCAGCCTGCTGGAATCCATGGTGGATTTTCAGTTTGAAGGACTCACCACCTATCTCAACAACGGCCGACAGATGCCAAGCCGCAGCGAAGTGGCCAACGCCCACGCGTTTCTCGGTGCGCCCTACGGTATTTACGAAACCCGCGATCAGTGGATTGCCATTTCCATGGGCTCCCTGGAAACACTCTCAAACGCATTGGAATGCCCGGCATTAAATGTGGCGGACGAGCAGGCGTTCGCCCAGCGCGACGCGCTGAAAAAAATGCTCGCGGAACGCCTGAAAAGTAATACCACCGATTATTGGCTGGCGCGTATGGAAGCGCACAAACTGTGGGCCTCGGAAGTACTGGATTACGATCAGCTACTGCAACACCCGGCCTTCAAAGCGGTGGCCATGCCGCTACAGGTACAGCGTCAAAATAGTGCGGGCGAGAACGTTACCGTCACCACCACCCGCTGTCCGATTCGCATTAACGGACAACCTTTTGTCAGCCCCAAGGCAGCACCGGCACTGGGTGCCGATACCGCGCGTATTCTGGAGGCCCTTGCATGA
- a CDS encoding ABC transporter substrate-binding protein gives MSSSDNDQEKQGAPMQQAAEPIVLRGMTWNHTRGFTPMVAAAQRFEELNPNVTIQWDKRSLQAFADHPIDDLASRYDLLVIDHPWTGFAAREKVILPLDEHLSSAFLKDQADNAVGHSHTSYHYDGQQWALALDAATPVASLRPDLLQENGLEEPRTWEDLMALAEKGLVAVPSIPQDTLMNFYMLCSAMGEDPCVGEEEVVSKAVGIEALGMLKALSDNLDRRCFDWNPIKVYEAMTRSDDFAYCPFAYGYANYAQPGYARKLLEFRDTVTAGPKGEHLKTTLGGTGLAISAHSKHAEVAAQFVEFAGNPELQASFYIQYGGQPGHRKAWTSESANHLTNNYFTNTLPTLDRAFLRPRYHGHMFFQDNSGAPIRNYLMHGGDAETLLQQLNQLYVKSHQG, from the coding sequence ATGAGCAGCTCCGACAACGACCAAGAGAAGCAAGGCGCCCCAATGCAGCAGGCGGCGGAACCCATCGTCCTGCGCGGCATGACCTGGAACCATACCCGTGGCTTTACCCCCATGGTGGCCGCGGCCCAGCGCTTTGAAGAACTGAACCCAAATGTCACCATCCAGTGGGACAAGCGTTCGCTGCAGGCCTTTGCCGACCACCCCATCGATGACCTCGCCAGCCGCTACGACCTGCTGGTGATCGACCACCCCTGGACTGGTTTTGCCGCACGGGAAAAGGTCATCCTGCCCCTGGACGAGCACCTGTCCTCCGCCTTCCTGAAGGACCAGGCAGATAACGCCGTGGGGCACTCCCACACTTCCTATCACTACGATGGCCAGCAGTGGGCTTTGGCACTGGACGCGGCCACCCCGGTAGCGTCTTTGCGCCCGGACCTGCTGCAAGAAAATGGGCTGGAAGAACCCCGAACCTGGGAAGACCTGATGGCACTGGCGGAAAAAGGCCTGGTGGCGGTGCCCAGTATTCCCCAGGACACCCTGATGAACTTCTACATGTTGTGCTCCGCCATGGGTGAAGATCCCTGTGTGGGCGAAGAAGAAGTGGTGAGCAAAGCGGTGGGTATCGAAGCCCTGGGCATGCTGAAGGCGCTATCCGACAATCTGGATCGCCGCTGCTTCGACTGGAACCCGATCAAGGTGTACGAGGCCATGACCCGCAGCGACGACTTCGCCTACTGCCCCTTCGCTTACGGCTATGCCAATTACGCGCAACCCGGCTATGCGCGCAAGTTGCTGGAATTCCGCGATACCGTGACTGCAGGCCCCAAAGGTGAACACCTGAAAACCACCCTGGGCGGGACCGGCCTCGCCATTTCAGCACATTCCAAGCACGCGGAAGTAGCCGCACAATTCGTAGAGTTTGCCGGCAACCCGGAGCTGCAGGCCTCCTTCTACATCCAGTACGGCGGACAGCCAGGGCACCGCAAAGCCTGGACCAGTGAGTCAGCCAATCATCTGACCAACAACTACTTCACCAACACCCTGCCCACGCTCGACCGGGCCTTCCTACGCCCACGCTATCATGGGCATATGTTCTTCCAGGACAATTCCGGTGCGCCCATTCGCAACTACCTGATGCACGGTGGCGATGCGGAAACCCTGCTGCAACAACTCAATCAGCTGTACGTAAAGTCACACCAGGGATAA
- a CDS encoding IclR family transcriptional regulator, giving the protein MPEKVSEKAGSQKNGNGANKYAVPALDKALEILEFLAAESLPLSQSDIAQGIGRTNSEIFRVLVGLESRGYLLRDEVSGKYRVSLKLLELTRTLSPVSQLRFAAQPEMEALAARLGQSCHLSVIHQGQLMVVLQVQSPGPVSLSFNEGTLFPLLQTVSGRVLVANCEAGRRAGLLAKTTVQEGVAELEQSLLSVRDQGFELRASELTDGVTDCAALVGQPDGATIAALAVSSLTSVVGKKLEREELVRAVRESAARINASLGL; this is encoded by the coding sequence GTGCCCGAGAAAGTGAGCGAAAAGGCCGGCAGCCAGAAGAATGGCAATGGCGCGAATAAATACGCGGTGCCCGCGCTGGATAAGGCGCTGGAAATACTGGAGTTTCTCGCCGCGGAATCGCTGCCGCTGTCCCAGTCGGATATTGCCCAGGGGATCGGGCGTACCAATAGTGAGATCTTCCGGGTGCTGGTTGGCCTGGAGTCCCGGGGTTATCTGCTGCGGGATGAGGTGTCCGGTAAATACCGGGTGTCTCTCAAGCTGCTGGAGCTGACCCGTACCCTGTCGCCAGTATCGCAATTGCGCTTTGCGGCGCAGCCGGAGATGGAGGCGCTGGCGGCGCGTCTGGGCCAGTCCTGTCACCTGAGTGTGATCCACCAGGGGCAGCTGATGGTGGTGCTGCAGGTGCAGAGCCCCGGGCCGGTTTCCCTGTCGTTCAATGAGGGTACGCTTTTCCCGTTGCTGCAGACCGTTTCCGGGCGGGTGTTGGTGGCGAACTGTGAGGCTGGGCGCCGCGCCGGCCTTCTGGCTAAAACCACTGTCCAGGAAGGTGTGGCCGAGCTCGAACAGTCTTTGCTGTCGGTGCGCGATCAGGGGTTTGAACTGCGGGCCAGTGAATTGACCGATGGCGTCACTGATTGCGCAGCTCTGGTAGGGCAGCCGGATGGGGCGACCATTGCCGCACTGGCGGTATCCAGCCTGACATCGGTAGTGGGTAAAAAGCTGGAGCGGGAAGAGCTGGTGCGGGCAGTGCGGGAATCTGCCGCGCGGATCAATGCGTCGCTTGGCCTCTGA
- a CDS encoding 2-dehydro-3-deoxy-6-phosphogalactonate aldolase, producing MLSQQFHQALEACPLIAIIRGVTPDEIDMVANTLLEAGVRAIEIPLNSPVEPLKSIERLAQIMDDFGETTICGAGTVLTPEQARSVQNAGGKIIVSPNCDPEIIRATIDRDLISVPGCLTPTEAFSALKAGARVLKMFPVADFPARYLESLGAVVPKDILTLAVGGITDTNMEAYWKAGARGFGLGSNIYAAGDNASQIADKARIMVDAANRAKALGNL from the coding sequence ATGCTGAGCCAACAGTTTCATCAGGCCCTGGAGGCCTGCCCGCTGATCGCCATTATTCGTGGCGTGACACCGGACGAGATCGATATGGTCGCCAATACCCTGCTGGAAGCGGGTGTACGCGCTATCGAGATCCCACTGAACTCACCGGTAGAGCCCCTAAAGAGCATCGAGCGGCTGGCCCAGATCATGGACGATTTCGGCGAAACCACCATCTGTGGCGCCGGCACTGTACTCACACCGGAACAGGCGCGAAGTGTACAAAATGCAGGCGGAAAGATCATTGTTTCGCCAAACTGCGACCCGGAAATCATTCGGGCCACTATCGACCGGGATCTGATCTCTGTTCCTGGCTGCCTCACCCCGACCGAAGCCTTCAGCGCGCTCAAGGCCGGTGCCCGGGTGTTGAAAATGTTCCCGGTGGCGGACTTCCCGGCCCGGTACCTGGAATCCCTGGGTGCGGTGGTCCCGAAAGATATCCTCACCCTGGCAGTGGGCGGCATCACCGATACCAATATGGAAGCGTACTGGAAAGCCGGTGCCCGCGGATTCGGCCTCGGCTCCAATATTTACGCCGCCGGCGACAATGCCAGCCAGATCGCGGACAAGGCGCGCATCATGGTGGACGCGGCCAACCGCGCCAAAGCACTAGGGAACCTCTGA